A window of the Chelonoidis abingdonii isolate Lonesome George chromosome 19, CheloAbing_2.0, whole genome shotgun sequence genome harbors these coding sequences:
- the GINS3 gene encoding DNA replication complex GINS protein PSF3: protein MAEAYFPVGPGLGPEENFLSLEDILMSQEKLPGRVEAALPRLAAVLGKGAAAGQSDGIPEGSKVEIPLWLAKGLYDNKRRILSVELPKIYKEGWRTVFSADANVVDLHKMGPYYYGFGSQLLNFDNPENAEIAQTILQTFIGRFRRIMDSSQNAYNEDTSALVARLDELERALFRAGQKGLNDFQCWEKGQASQITASSLVQNYRKRKFTDVDG from the exons ATGGCCGAAGCCTATTTCCCAGTGGGGCCCGGGCTGGGGCCCGAGGAGAATTTCCTCTCGCTGGAAGACATCCTGATGTCCCAGGAGAAGCTACCGGGGCGCGTGGAGGCTGCCCTGCCCCGCTTGGCTGCCGTGCTGGGCAAGGGCGCGGCGGCCGGCCAGAGCGACGGCATCCCGGAG GGTTCAAAAGTGGAAATACCCCTGTGGCTAGCAAAAGGGTTGTATGACAACAAACGGAGGATACTTTCAGTGGAACTGCCCAAGATTTACAAGGAAGGCTGGCGGACAGTGTTCAGTGCTGATGCCAATGTGGTTGACCTGCATAAAATGGGGCCATACTACTATGGCTTTGGCTCCCAGCTCCTGAATTTTGACAATCCAGAGAACGCAGAGATAGCTCAGACTATACTGCAG ACATTTATTGGCCGTTTCCGTCGCATCATGGACTCCTCCCAGAATGCCTACAATGAGGACACCTCTGCATTGGTGGCACGGTTGGATGAGCTGGAACGAGCGTTGTTTCGAGCTGGTCAGAAAGGGCTGAATGACTTTCAgtgctgggagaaggggcaggctTCTCAGATCACAGCATCCAGCCTGGTGCAGAATTACAGGAAGAGAAAATTCACAGATGTGGATGGTTGA